GTTATTGTAACCACGCATAACCCGGCACTGCTGGATGCGTTGGGCAACCGTATGGTGCCGTTTATTACGGTAGCTCACCGCGATATGTCTACCGGTGCCAGCACATTCACCCTGCTGGAAGAAATCGAGCAACTTCCAAAATTAATGGCTTCAGGTACTATCGGTAGACTCACCACGGAAGGTAAGATCGAGGCTGCCCTGAAAAGCGCAGGAAGAAGGGGCAGGTGAATGAAAAAAGTGCTGATTATCGATACCAGCGTTCTTTGCGTCTGGCTGCGGGTGCCGGGTATGGAATCTTGTGGACCTGATGAAGACCAATGGGATTGGGATCGTGTTGAGAAAAAAATCGACGATGAAAACCAGAACCATTCGATTTTTGTTTTGCCGCTGGCAACTATTATCGAAACCGGCAACCATATCAGTCGGGCAAAGCATAACCGCAGAGAGTGCGGGGTAGTGCTGGCCGATCTCATGAGCAAAAGTGCAGACCAGAAATCTCCCTGGGCGGCGTTTTCCGATCAAGCCGCACTTTGGACTTCTGATAAGCTTAAAGAGCTGGCGAATACTTGGCCTGATCTGGCTGCCCAAAAACTTTCTCTTGGGGACGTTACAATAAAAGATGTGGCGGAATACTATGCCCAAAGTGGGTATGAAGTAGAAATCCTGACTGGGGACAAGGGGCTTAAGGCATATCAGCCGATAGCAAAAGCTATGGTTCCTCGACGAAGGCAAAAACGGTGAGGGAGAGAGGGATGCAGTGTGGGTGGGTGCGTATTAATCATGGATACCAGGGGTTTTTATATAAGGGAAAAAACAATTAATTCAAACTCTCGAAAAGGTTGCATTGGCTTTAGGCAAGAGGTTGAAAATAGAGTTAACATAAACAGGTAAAATATCCCCCATTTCTCTCGATCGAGAGGAGGACGGTAACAACCATCACCCCCACCCAGCATCCCCCCTCAAGGGGGAGGGAGAAGAGTGGATGTCTTTCCTCAAGGGGGATAATGGATGCTCCTATACAAGACGAAGAAGAATCGGCGAACGAGCAGTCATGATTGACATTCCCGGTATCGGCTGGATTACAGCGAAAGAATACGGCTGCGTGGCCCAAAATATAAGCCGGACGCTCCCTCCAATGAAATCGATACACGGCCAGTTGTCGAATGAGGGCATATTTTTGTATCCGGTAAAATATTTTGGCAGATTCGACGCGGTTTCCAAAATGACGTGCTGTGCCATAGCCCTGGCTCTGCATGATGCCGGATTGGTCTATTCCGAAGATCGGAAGCAGGACATGGGCATTGTCGGGACCAATGAGCGGGGCTCCCTGGAATCGAACATCAGCTATTTCCAGGATTACGTAGAATCAGGCAGGACATTGGCACGGGGAAATCTCTTTCTCTATACCCTCTCCTCAAGCCCGTTAGCTGAAGCAGCAATCTATTTTGGCTGTCAGGGGCCGGTATTGTACCTGGGCTTTCAGCGCCAGGATATCTCTTCGCTGCTGTCGTGTGCAGGGCACATGCTCTGCAGTGAAGGAGTTTCAGGGATGCTGGCAGTAGCGGCGGATGAAGAAGAGGCTGTCTGTTTTTGTATGCAGCCAAAAGAAGCGGATCCGATGAGAAGGGGGTTCGGATTTGAGAACATCAAGGATATAGTAGAAAAAACAACCAATATAAATCAAGTAATAGATAGAGCACGGTGGCTTTCCCGCTCATGAAATCTATACTATAACGGCAGGTAGGAACAGAGTGAAAATAAAGCTGATTTATCCGAAATGGCCAAAATTAAGCAACCAGACGGAGTTTAATTTACCGCCTCATGGGCCGGTGTGTCTGGCGGCGGCAGTGAGTGATGACATAGAGATTTCCTTTTGTGACGAACATGTGGAACCCCTGGATTACACCGATAACGATGCAGACCTGATAGCCCTGTCTGTCATGCTGACCTGTCAGATCCCCCGCGCTTTCGAGATAGCTGACTGGTACCGTGCGCAGGGCAGGCCGGTTATCTTTGGCGGCATTGCTGCCATGCTTCATTCCGAGGAAGCAATCTCCCATGCCGATGCTGTCTTCTTAGGTGAGGCAGAGGGTCATTTTAACCAGGTGATTGAAGATTTCCGTCGCGGCGAGTTGAAAAAGGTGTATGATTTTCTCTCGGATCACCCTGATACGGCATTGATAGGAACTGCCCGGCGCGATATTCTGAAACGGGAGCGGTATAATTTCCGGGGCATCCAGATGGTTGACCTGGTACATGCCTCGCGGGGATGCCGGTTTAATTGCTTTCCCTGCTGCACGCCGTATCTGGGTGGCCGGAAATTCAGGCCGCGCCCTCTTGAGGCCGTGGTCAGGGAATTAGAAAGTATCGATAACAACCGTTTGTTCTTTGTTGATAATTCGCTGGCCCAGGATGACGAATGGGAAAAGGCCCTGTTCAAGGCCATTGCACCCTTGCGGAAGAAATGGATATCTCACCCGATCAAGGACGACGATGAAATCCTGGATCTGGCCGTACAGGCTGGCTGCTGGTATGTGTATCAGGCCATTGTGGATACCTCGGACCACATTCGCCGGAGAGTCCAGCGATTGAAAGAGCGCGGGATCGGAGTCGAGGGAACGATTATCCTGGGGCTGGATTCCCATGACGAAGATTCCATTAAGCGTCTGGTGGATTTTCTCCTCGAGATCAATCTGGACCTGGCCGAATTCACTATTCTTACTCCCTTTCCCCATACTCCGATCAGGGATCAGTTAGCAAGGGAAAACAGGATACTCCACAATGACTGGAGCCGGTACACTACCGGGGAGGTCGTCTTTCAACCGGCCAGAATGAGCATCAGCTCACTCCAGCGCATGTATGAATATGCCTGGGAGACTTTTTACAGCAACGTAAGCCAGGAAATGCAGATGGCGAAATTATTCCTGAAGGTCATCGAAAAAGAAAAACTCGATGGAACCTATAAGCGGGTCCCGTTGAGCTCCAATCGCTCGTGGTCTTCATCCGGGAGGGAAAACGCAAGATCATGAAGATACTGCTTGTTTCATCGAATGTTGCCGAAACACCCTATCCTGTCTATCCTCTCGGATTGAGCATGATCGCGGCAGCTCTCAGGAAGGCCGGGCATG
The sequence above is a segment of the bacterium genome. Coding sequences within it:
- a CDS encoding radical SAM protein; the encoded protein is MKIKLIYPKWPKLSNQTEFNLPPHGPVCLAAAVSDDIEISFCDEHVEPLDYTDNDADLIALSVMLTCQIPRAFEIADWYRAQGRPVIFGGIAAMLHSEEAISHADAVFLGEAEGHFNQVIEDFRRGELKKVYDFLSDHPDTALIGTARRDILKRERYNFRGIQMVDLVHASRGCRFNCFPCCTPYLGGRKFRPRPLEAVVRELESIDNNRLFFVDNSLAQDDEWEKALFKAIAPLRKKWISHPIKDDDEILDLAVQAGCWYVYQAIVDTSDHIRRRVQRLKERGIGVEGTIILGLDSHDEDSIKRLVDFLLEINLDLAEFTILTPFPHTPIRDQLARENRILHNDWSRYTTGEVVFQPARMSISSLQRMYEYAWETFYSNVSQEMQMAKLFLKVIEKEKLDGTYKRVPLSSNRSWSSSGRENARS